The stretch of DNA tgaatggttttccctgtctacttagctttggacggtccaacagtggtaccgCACGTGCATtggcagtagagtgtacaaatcataagggaatcttctagcaataGTAGATGACCTATACTTCAGGCATCGGTAGGCAAACCCATGAAGCTTCCCCATGTTATTTGCTGTTACGCCTCACATCTTATTTCAATAGGCTCCATTCTAGAAGACGAGACGAGAACACGCTCGTCCGCCGAATTGTTCGTCTCGTCATATAGAATAGGGCCCTATAATCGATGATAAGAGACGTGATGACTGGGTCTGAGGACGAGTTTTGGACGCATTTGGCGGTCCAAATGGACGAGTGCGTAAAGAATGAGTACAGACTATTCCAGTTCTTTTGAGGTCGGTAGCAAAACTGTGTTAGACCTGGGTCCTAGTAAAACGGATCCGGTATGAACTGACCAGTGTTACGAATGTTGTGGCGTTTACGGAAGAATCAGCAAGTCACCTAGTTCCCACAGTCGATTGTTTGTGAGTCGTCGAAATCTGACAAGATACAAATGACAGAGAATAGCGAAACGATATTTCGACTGAATCCAATTGAAGAATTAAATTTAATACGAGcgtaaaacaataaaaatatttgaactAAAGATGAGCCATCCAAATGTAAGTCGATAATGAAATAAAGTCTATTATGTTTGTTCTAATCAATAAAAAATAGCTTTTAGTAGTTTCCGTGAAAACGCTGGAAAATTCAAGAATCGAATTTAGTCATTCTTGCGATGTGTTTCTAAACGATCTCAATGGCTAGAAACagcattgatgcaatgtgatTGATGTCATATAACGGTTTCTAAGCAACCTAAAGCGTGGTTCGATTTCCACAATTCCAATGAAGACAGGTTGATGCATAACAGGATGTGATATTAAATAATGATTGCGTGGTGGAGAAATATCATAACAGGATTAATTTAtgtatcaaaaataatttttgacgcAACTTAGATGCATCGTGCCATTTTTCTTATCGGTTGGTTCATTGGACTAACCGTCCGTACCGTGAATTCAAACCAAATGATTCGTGGTAAATGACAGTCATTTAGTTTTCTGTTTTTCGGCTCCAGCCAACGTTTTCTTGCGTTGAGCCAACATATGCAGATACATCTGGGGAAACACTGGTAGATATCCGATGGCCATCATCCACACGAAGTAGTAGAAAGAAAAGCTAAAGTTGGCTCGGTTCGGCATCGAAATGCTCCACATGTCCGTCTCTAGAATGTAGCTCTGGGCCCAGTAAAAGCACAACAACTCGCCAAAAAACCCAGCCGGATAGAGCGGAATGAAGATGGTATAGCGGAGCCATGTCGCGAAGTGGGGGACTTTGGGCAATACCAAATGCATCACGTAGTAGCTGTAGCGAACAGTTTCGGCTAGACTCCAGCAAAACAGAGCTATCGGGAGGCCGGGGGAGATTTTGCCGGTCGGAGTTGCATCGATTGCTCCAACTACGACCAGACAGCGACCAAAAACTTGCAGTAGAGTTATTAGCGGATTGCTTGGAACGATGCGAAGCACGGCGTGGAAAAACTGAATGGATTTTGGGTCGAAACAACAGAGTTTAAATTTATACATATGATATAGCACAGATAATAATCATACCTCAAGAATTGTAAGCAGTTGAAAAAAGTACGTAACTGAACCAACTTTGTCCCACAGGCTATTCGATGGTTGGCCGGCTAAGAAGTGACCGACGAATTGTATGTATATATAGAACCATCTAAAATGCATTCAAAATGAGAACATACCCTAATTTTTCAAGTAGTAAATTGTCACCCAATAAATTGCACGGCATTGTAGATTATTAAATAAGATTTCACAAATGccgaatgtgattttttttcaatcgccaTCACGCAATCTTGATATCACGATACGATCACTAAACCAGGAAATTTCTAATAGATCGGAGAACCAGCATTTGAAACGCTTTCTCTCGCATTGATTACCGGCAAGTTGATATCTAAATATTGACTTTACACTTGCATAACAAATCACTAGTCTTTGCGCATGAAATCCATGAAATAAACATTcgcgaaattcatttttctacaTCTGTTGGGTGAATGAACTTAGGGATGTCACAAATAGAttcaaattggttg from Toxorhynchites rutilus septentrionalis strain SRP chromosome 3, ASM2978413v1, whole genome shotgun sequence encodes:
- the LOC129777774 gene encoding very-long-chain (3R)-3-hydroxyacyl-CoA dehydratase hpo-8-like isoform X1 — translated: MAIEKKSHSAFVKSYLIIYNAVQFIGWFYIYIQFVGHFLAGQPSNSLWDKVGSVTYFFQLLTILEFFHAVLRIVPSNPLITLLQVFGRCLVVVGAIDATPTGKISPGLPIALFCWSLAETVRYSYYVMHLVLPKVPHFATWLRYTIFIPLYPAGFFGELLCFYWAQSYILETDMWSISMPNRANFSFSFYYFVWMMAIGYLPVFPQMYLHMLAQRKKTLAGAEKQKTK
- the LOC129777774 gene encoding very-long-chain (3R)-3-hydroxyacyl-CoA dehydratase 2-like isoform X2, which codes for MPCNLLAGQPSNSLWDKVGSVTYFFQLLTILEFFHAVLRIVPSNPLITLLQVFGRCLVVVGAIDATPTGKISPGLPIALFCWSLAETVRYSYYVMHLVLPKVPHFATWLRYTIFIPLYPAGFFGELLCFYWAQSYILETDMWSISMPNRANFSFSFYYFVWMMAIGYLPVFPQMYLHMLAQRKKTLAGAEKQKTK